Below is a genomic region from Candidatus Tanganyikabacteria bacterium.
AGCTGATTGCTTCGTCATAAAGACCAAGAGATCGCAGTTTGCCTGTTCTGTCTAGCGTTTCAGCGCGGCACGCCCGAAACGAGGCGCTGGAACGCTCGCCACGCCTCAGCCTCGGCGAGATGTGAAGCAACCTGAGGCCTCCGTGCCGGCCGGCAGAGACGCCGGCCCCACCCGAAGTATCAGTTCTTCCCCGAGTCTGCCTAGAACCAGTGGTAGTGCATGTGCCGGCGGATATCCCGCAAGGCGCGGGCTTCCTGCTTGCGACGGGCCTTTGTCCGGGGCTCGGGCGCGGCCTCGCTTGCGGGCGGGCTGTCGAACCCGACCTTGGCCAGGACTTCGGGCGAGAGGACGACAAGCTTCGGCTCCACCATCAGCGTGCCTCTGGTCATCTTTTACGCTCCTGGAATCTCTAGGCTGAGGGGTATCAAGGAAAAACTAGGGTCTTATACAGTTACTCTAGCACGGCCCCAGCCCGTGCTGGAACGGGTTTTTCCGTGAAGTTCAGGCTCGCAGGCGCGCGAGGAGCGCCCGGTCCCCATGGGCGACCGTCACGACCGTCTTGATGCCGCCCCGGAGGGAGAAGTCGCCGATCACCTCGAGCGCGCGCGGCGCGAGCAGGGCCGCCAGGTCGTCCGCGATCCGGTTGGTGACGGCCTCATGGAAGGCTCCCTCGTTGCGGAAGCCGTAGAAATAGAACTTGAGCGACTTGAGCTCCACGCATCTGGCGTCAGGGACGTACGCGATGCGGATCTCGGCGAAGTCGGGCTGGCCCGTGATGGGACAGACGCACGTGAACTCCGCGCACGCGAACGAGATCAGGTAGTCCCGGTCGGGATGGGGATTGCCGAATGCCTCCAGGACGGCGCGGCTGGGTGCCTTGGGCACCTCCGCGGCGTGCCCGAGCAAGGTCAGATCGTCCACGGGACCATTGTATCGCGGCACCTCGGAAAGGCGTGGTTAAGCGTCGGGGTGACGGATCGCAAAATAGGAAAGAAATGGTTAAGGCCGAGTCCTTTTAACAGACATTTGACGTAAGAAGCGAGCGAGTCTGGGCATAATAAGCGAGGGCAGTTAATGCATAGTTAAGGCCTCTCGGTTTCCCGGAGACCCTGATAGGGGAGTGTGAGGACATGGCGAAGAAGACGGTCACCAAGGGCGACGCCGCGATCGAGACTCGCGCCGCGGCAAATCCGCCCGCCCTCTCGGTCGAGGTCGGGCCCGACATGTCGGTGGGGCCGGTCGCGGTCGACGTGCAAGTCGGCCGGATCGCCGTGCTGGTCGAACCGGGCGAGGAGTCGCAGGTCCTGTCCTTCCGCGGGGCCGAGTACCACCTCCCGAGGTCGATCGTCTCGCATCCCCTGCCGACGCTGACGTTCCGGCACCTCCAGAAGGTCACCGAGTACGCCTTCATGGGCAAGCGGGAAAAGGTCGCCAGCGCGGTCAAGCGGGCCATCGCGTCGGCCATCGACACGGCGAGCCTGGTCAAGATCGGCTGCGTGGCGCACAGCGAAGGCCTGCATGTGGACGCCACCGTCGCCCTGGCGAAGGCGGTGCGGTGCGCGAAGAAGGACCAGAGGCTCAAGGGCATCGCGAACAACGTCGCGTCCCGCCTCGGCTATCACCTGGGCGGATAGCCCCTGCTGGAGGAACCCACGGGTAGGCCCCTCGCGCTTGCGGGGGGCTTTGGCTTGCGGGCCTCCCCCGGCTCGAAAGCCGGTCCTGCCCGGGTGGCGCGGGGCTACCGCGCGGCCGCGTGTTCTGTCGCCACCTCGACCTGCGGGCGGGACTCCGCCGCGGTGCGGGTGGGCCGGGCCTTCCGGCGGCGGTGGGTGAGGTCCAGGGCCGCCCGGGCGACCTGTTCGGCGGCGCCCTCGGCGCGAATCGCATGCTCGCGGAACGAAAGCGGATCGTGCGGCTTGCCGGACAGGGCGGCCAGGCCCGCGTCGACGCCGTCGCGAACGTAGGCCAGGGGATCGCGCACCACCCGGTAGTGCCCGTCGGGAACCGCGACCGGCGCGGCCCAGTAGGGAGTGTCCGGCGGAACCACCGCCAGCGCCGGCGTTCCGAGGGCCGCCGCAAGCACGCCTTCGGCTCCGCCCTGGGAAACGACCGCGCCCACGCCCAGGTACCACGCTCCCGGTTCGAGCTTGCGCCAGTGCCGCGGCGAGACGACCACGGGCCGTTCCACCTTGGCCTCGACCAGCACGTCGCGGTACACCCGGAGGGCTTCCGCGCCGTCCCGCGGATGCGGCACGACGAAGGGTTCCAGGCCCTGCTTGCGCACGCCCTCGACGATACCCGCCAGCAGGGCGGCGACGCGATCTTCCGGCCACCAGTGCCCATGCAGCTTGGTGGCGATCATGACCGGAATGGCGCTCGGATGCAGGCCGAGCACGCGCGTGACTTCCATGCGCGCGGCGTGGCGCGCCATGCGGGGGCTCTGGGAGGCGAGTTCGCCGCGGACGATCCGCTCGAGCACGGGCGAGCCGGCGATGGTGTGCCGGGCGCCCGGTGGAAGGGAGGGGGCGAACGCCGGTCCCCAGAGGGCGATGCCGTCCCAGGGCATGCGGGCGTGGCTCCGATCGCCCTCGGACGCGTCCGGGGTGGTAGCGCCGCGCGCCAGCAGGTAGTCGGGATCGAGGGAGGGCGGCGGGGGATCGCCGTAGAACGCGCCGCGCTGTATGGCCAGGATGCGCCCGCCGCGCTCCCGGACGGCACCGGCCGCGGCGGCCGCCCAGCCGGCCAGGGGATGCCAGGGATCCGCGTGGACGAGCAGCACGTCGCAGATGGGCCCGGCGGTTGGCAGCAGCGAGGCAAGCAAGGGGCCCGGGCCGGCGGGAACGCCCTCGCACACCCCGGGCCACCGCGGCGCGACCGCGGCGACCGCCGCCCGGTGGGGGGGGATGGCCCGCAGCACGGGCAGCAAGGCCTCGGCGGCTCCCGGGTGCGAAAGCAGCGCGTGAACCTGCGGCAACCTTTGCGTCACGGAGCCTACATACCCGGACGCCCCTCAGCTAATTAGCGTGGGTTGTCGGGCCGGAGGATCACTCCTCCTTGAGCGAGGAATCCTTCACGACCAGCACCGGGCAGGGCGCCTCGTTGACGACGCGGCTGGACACGCTGCCCAGCAGGAGCTTCCGGAAGCCGGTGCGCCCGTGCGAGCCGAGCACGGCCAGTTCGATCCCCTCCTGGCGTATGAAATCCAGGATCTCGCCGCCGGGATCGCCTTGCCGGAACACGAGTTTCGCCTCCAGTCCCCGTCCGCGCAGGTACTCGTCGGCCTCCGCCAGGTGCTGCTCGGCCTCGGCCTTGACCTGCTGCGCCAGCAGGGTGAAGTCGACGTACGGCGGGCCCATCATGCCGGTCACGTCGGGCATGACCGGATTGGGAGCGATCGTGAGGACCACGACGGACGCCCCGGCCAGGTTCACGAGGTCCGGGAGCCGGCGCATCGCCACCTTGGAGATCGCCGACCCGTCGATCGCCAGCAGCACCTTCATGTCGTTCACTATCACGTAGAGGGGCACGAGGGTCAACGTGCTAAACTACCCAGATGGGGCGCCATGCCCCGAGGGACACTGCACTACATATGAGCACCGTTTCGACTCCCGCCGGCACCACCGACACCGCCTTCATGCGGCGCGCCATCGAACTTTCCGAATTCGGGCGCGGTTGGACCAGTCCCGGTCCCATGGCCGGCGCGGTGGTGGTCAAGGACGGCGAGGTCGTCGGCGAGGGCTTCTACCAGGGCGGCGGCAGTCCCCACGCCGAACCGTGCGCGCTGGGCGCCGCCGCCGAACGCGCCCAGGGAGCCACGCTCTACGTCACCATCGAGCCCTGCTTCTCCCGGACCCGGGAATCCTGCATATCGCGCATCGCCGAGTCCGGCGTCGCCCGCGTGGTGATCGGCGCCGAGGATCCCAATCCCGTGGCCGCCGGCAAGGGCGTCGCGGCCCTGCGGGAGCGCGGCGTCGAGGTGCACGTCGGCGTCGAGGAGCAGGTCATCCGCCGCGGCAACGAGGCGTCCTACAAGTTTCTCGCGACGCGGCGGCCGTTCGTGGCCCTGTTCGGCACGATGAGCTTCGACGGCCGGGTGGCCACGTCCATCGGCGAGAAGCCGGAGGCGCCTCGCAGTGCCGTGGACCTGCTGCGAGCGTCGCACGACGCCGTGCTGGTCGGCGTGAGCACCGTCGTGCAGGACGATCCCGAGATCACCACCCATCTGGAGCGCGCCCGCAACCCCCTGTGCATCGTCGTGGACGGCATGGCCCGCACGCCCGTTTCGGCGCGGATCCTGGGCAACAAGGGCGCGGGCGCCCGCCCGCAGGCGCTGGTCGTGACGACGCGTTTCGCGCCGGACGACAAGCTGCGCGAGCTCAAGGCCGCCGGGGCGGAGGTGCTCGTGGCGCCCGAGGAGGGCGATCCTCTCGCCGCCAACATCGATCTCAATCGCCTCCTCACGCTCCTTGGCAAGCGCGAGGTGGCCTCGGTGCTGATCGAGGGTGGCGGCACGCTCAGCGACGCGGCCCTCGCTGCCGGCCTCATCGACAAGATCTACCTCTACGTCCACCCGGCCATTCTCGGCGGCGCCTCCGCTCCGGGCCTCGTGGGCGGCCTCGGCGCGTCGTTCGTCGAGGAAGCGCCCGCCGTCTCCAGGCTCGGCTGCCGGCCCTGCGGCGAAGGGTTGCTGCTGGAAGGCTACCTGGGCGCCACGTAGCCCCCGCGGGGACTCTAGCCCTTTACGGCGCCCTCCATCAGGCCTCGCAGGAAGAAGCGCTGCAGGGCGATGAAGACCGCGATGGCGGGAAGGACGGCCACGGCGGTGGCAGCCATCAGCAGCGGCCAGTTGGTGGTCTCGGCCATCTGGTTCTGGAACTTGGCCAGGCCCACGGGCAGCGTGAACAGGGCGTCGGAGTTGGTCACGACCAGCGGCCACATGAAGGTGTTCCAGGACGCCAGGAACTGGAAGATGCCCAGCGTGGCCACCGCCGGCAGGGCCGTGGGCAGGGCCACGCGCCAGAAGAATTGCCACGGGTTGCAGCCGTCGAGACGGGCGGCGTCCTCGAGTTCCTGCGGCAGGTTGAGGAACCATTGCCTGAACAGGAAGACGCCGAAGGCGCCGGCCAGATCGGGCACGATGAGCGCCCAGTAGGTGTCCACCCAGCCGATGCGAGCCATCATCGCGAACAGCGGCACCAGGTTGACCTGCACCGGCACCATCATCGTCGTCAGGATGGCGAAGAAGAGCACGTTGCGGCCCGGGAAGCGCAGGCGGGCGAATGCGTAGCCGGCCATCGCCCCGGTCGCGAGTTGCCCGGCCACGGTCAGGAGGGCGATCAGCACGCTGTTGCCGAAATACGTGAGCAGCGAACTGGAGGTGAACGCCCGCACGTAATTCTCGAAGGTGGCCGGCCGGGGGATGAACTCGGGCGGATACGTGACGCTCTGCTGGTAGGTCATGATCGACGTGGAGAGCAGCAGGGCGAACGGGAAGGCGCAGGCTAAGGCGCCCAGCGTCAGGGCCGTGTAGGCGGCAACCTTGCGGAGGTCGGGCATGGCCTACGTCCCCTCCTCCTGGTGCACCCATCGCTTGCGCAGCGACCACTGCATCAACGTCAGCGCCAGGAGCACGGCGAAGAGCATGTAGGCCAGGGCCGAGGCCTTGCCGAGCTTGAAGTAGGTGAAGGCGTTCTGGAACAGCCAGTAGACCACCACGGTGGTGGCGCGGCGCGGGCCGCCCTGCGTCATCAGGTAGACCGAGTCGAAGGTCTGGAACGCCCGGATGGTGGCCATGATGCCCACCAGCAGCAGCGTGGGGCCCAGCAGGGGCATGGTGATGCGGAAGAAGCGCGTGACACCCGAGGCGCCGTCCACCGCCGCGGCCTCGGTGTACTCGGGCGGAATGGCCTGCAATCCGGCCAGGAAGAGGATCATGGTGTAGCCCAGGCTCTTCCAAACGCTCATGACGACCAGGCACGGCAGGGCGAAGCGCGGATCCGACAGCCAGTGGACCTTCTCGGCGCCGAACCAGCCGATCACCACGTTGAGGATGCCGAAGCCCGGGTCGTAGATCCACTCCCAGACGATGCTCACGGCCACCATCGAGGTGACCACCGGCAGGAAGTAGGCGGTGCGGAAGATCGCCAGGCCGCGGATCTTCTGGTTGAGGGCCACCGCCAGGGCCAGGGCGATCACCATGTCCAGCACGACGTACAGCACCACGAACCACAGCGTGTTGCCGACGACCTTGTAAAACAGCGGGTCCTGCAGCAGGGCCTGGTAGTTGTCCATCCCGACCCACCGCGGGGTACCGAGCAGATCCCACGACGTGAAGCTGATGGCGAACGAGCCGACCGTGGGGAGCAGCGAGAAGACGCCGATGACCGCGAGCGCCGGCATGATGAACAGCCACGCCCAGTTGGCCTCGTGGCGGAGGGGGTGGCCCTTGGAGGGGCCGGCCGGCAGACTTTCGACGCCCATCAGGACTCCCGGAGGAGCGCGGTGATG
It encodes:
- the queF gene encoding NADPH-dependent 7-cyano-7-deazaguanine reductase QueF, whose protein sequence is MPKAPSRAVLEAFGNPHPDRDYLISFACAEFTCVCPITGQPDFAEIRIAYVPDARCVELKSLKFYFYGFRNEGAFHEAVTNRIADDLAALLAPRALEVIGDFSLRGGIKTVVTVAHGDRALLARLRA
- a CDS encoding universal stress protein, yielding MTLVPLYVIVNDMKVLLAIDGSAISKVAMRRLPDLVNLAGASVVVLTIAPNPVMPDVTGMMGPPYVDFTLLAQQVKAEAEQHLAEADEYLRGRGLEAKLVFRQGDPGGEILDFIRQEGIELAVLGSHGRTGFRKLLLGSVSSRVVNEAPCPVLVVKDSSLKEE
- the ribD gene encoding bifunctional diaminohydroxyphosphoribosylaminopyrimidine deaminase/5-amino-6-(5-phosphoribosylamino)uracil reductase RibD, translating into MSTVSTPAGTTDTAFMRRAIELSEFGRGWTSPGPMAGAVVVKDGEVVGEGFYQGGGSPHAEPCALGAAAERAQGATLYVTIEPCFSRTRESCISRIAESGVARVVIGAEDPNPVAAGKGVAALRERGVEVHVGVEEQVIRRGNEASYKFLATRRPFVALFGTMSFDGRVATSIGEKPEAPRSAVDLLRASHDAVLVGVSTVVQDDPEITTHLERARNPLCIVVDGMARTPVSARILGNKGAGARPQALVVTTRFAPDDKLRELKAAGAEVLVAPEEGDPLAANIDLNRLLTLLGKREVASVLIEGGGTLSDAALAAGLIDKIYLYVHPAILGGASAPGLVGGLGASFVEEAPAVSRLGCRPCGEGLLLEGYLGAT
- a CDS encoding carbohydrate ABC transporter permease, whose protein sequence is MPDLRKVAAYTALTLGALACAFPFALLLSTSIMTYQQSVTYPPEFIPRPATFENYVRAFTSSSLLTYFGNSVLIALLTVAGQLATGAMAGYAFARLRFPGRNVLFFAILTTMMVPVQVNLVPLFAMMARIGWVDTYWALIVPDLAGAFGVFLFRQWFLNLPQELEDAARLDGCNPWQFFWRVALPTALPAVATLGIFQFLASWNTFMWPLVVTNSDALFTLPVGLAKFQNQMAETTNWPLLMAATAVAVLPAIAVFIALQRFFLRGLMEGAVKG
- a CDS encoding sugar ABC transporter permease, which gives rise to MGVESLPAGPSKGHPLRHEANWAWLFIMPALAVIGVFSLLPTVGSFAISFTSWDLLGTPRWVGMDNYQALLQDPLFYKVVGNTLWFVVLYVVLDMVIALALAVALNQKIRGLAIFRTAYFLPVVTSMVAVSIVWEWIYDPGFGILNVVIGWFGAEKVHWLSDPRFALPCLVVMSVWKSLGYTMILFLAGLQAIPPEYTEAAAVDGASGVTRFFRITMPLLGPTLLLVGIMATIRAFQTFDSVYLMTQGGPRRATTVVVYWLFQNAFTYFKLGKASALAYMLFAVLLALTLMQWSLRKRWVHQEEGT